A window of the Lactobacillus gasseri ATCC 33323 = JCM 1131 genome harbors these coding sequences:
- a CDS encoding DUF1146 family protein — protein MIKQVGVHAVVSLITYLVTIAFSFKAVKGLRVAQLFKKGHTFEIQVFLLFVSIALGFLVGQFILALVDQSLALKMLF, from the coding sequence ATGATAAAACAAGTTGGAGTTCACGCTGTTGTCAGTCTAATTACATATTTGGTAACTATTGCATTTTCTTTCAAAGCTGTAAAAGGATTGAGAGTTGCTCAATTATTCAAAAAAGGTCATACTTTTGAAATTCAAGTCTTTTTACTTTTTGTTTCTATTGCATTAGGTTTTTTAGTAGGGCAATTTATTTTAGCCTTAGTAGATCAATCACTTGCTTTAAAGATGCTTTTTTAA
- a CDS encoding rod shape-determining protein, whose product MARDIGIDLGTANVLINVSGKGIVLNEPSVVAVDTDKDKVVAVGTEAYKMVGRTPGNIRVIRPLKNGVIADFDITEEMLSYFIEKLNVKGFMSKPNILICAPTGVTSIEQKAIIQAAEKSGGGRVYLDFEPKVAAVGAGLDIFKPQGNMVIDIGGGTTDIAVLSMGEIVTSRSLRWAGDKMNQAIASYIKRSKNLLVGQHTAEQIKIQLGTAFEADPTKTMTVRGRDMVDGLPKQVAINELEVQKALEDGLMSIVAATKEVLEQTPPELSADIIDRGIMLTGGGALLKNIDKLITYYLQVPVLKADDPLEAVAKGTGVLLKNIENHQRH is encoded by the coding sequence GTGGCAAGAGATATAGGAATTGATTTAGGAACCGCAAATGTTCTAATAAATGTATCCGGCAAAGGAATTGTTTTGAATGAGCCTTCCGTGGTTGCTGTTGATACAGATAAAGATAAAGTTGTCGCAGTCGGTACTGAGGCATATAAGATGGTAGGACGTACGCCAGGTAATATTAGAGTCATTAGACCGTTGAAGAATGGTGTTATTGCTGATTTTGATATTACAGAAGAAATGCTTAGCTACTTTATTGAAAAACTAAATGTAAAAGGTTTTATGTCTAAACCAAATATTTTGATTTGTGCTCCTACAGGGGTTACTTCAATTGAGCAAAAGGCAATTATTCAAGCAGCTGAAAAGTCTGGCGGTGGACGTGTATATTTGGATTTTGAGCCAAAAGTAGCAGCTGTTGGTGCTGGCCTAGATATTTTTAAACCTCAAGGAAATATGGTTATTGATATTGGTGGTGGTACGACAGATATTGCTGTTTTGTCAATGGGAGAAATTGTAACTTCTCGCTCACTTCGCTGGGCTGGAGATAAAATGAATCAGGCTATTGCAAGTTATATTAAGAGAAGCAAGAATCTTTTGGTTGGTCAACATACTGCTGAGCAAATTAAGATTCAGTTGGGAACTGCTTTTGAAGCTGATCCAACTAAGACAATGACTGTACGAGGTCGTGATATGGTTGATGGTTTACCAAAACAGGTAGCAATCAATGAATTAGAAGTGCAAAAAGCCCTTGAAGATGGATTAATGTCAATCGTTGCCGCAACAAAAGAAGTTTTGGAACAAACTCCACCAGAATTATCAGCGGATATTATTGATCGTGGCATCATGCTAACTGGTGGTGGAGCTTTGCTTAAAAATATTGATAAATTAATTACTTATTATCTTCAAGTCCCTGTTTTGAAAGCTGATGACCCACTGGAGGCTGTAGCAAAAGGTACCGGTGTATTACTTAAAAATATTGAAAATCACCAGAGACACTAA
- the yidD gene encoding membrane protein insertion efficiency factor YidD: protein MNKLLIGLVNVYKKFISPVLPPTCRYYPTCSTYMIDALKKHGAILGLIMGISRIIRCNPFIKGGVDPVPDYFTLRRNPHPERYEDEIIAQAFHSNKK, encoded by the coding sequence ATGAATAAATTGTTAATTGGGTTGGTAAATGTTTATAAAAAGTTTATTTCTCCAGTTTTGCCCCCAACATGCAGATATTATCCTACATGTTCAACTTACATGATTGATGCTTTAAAAAAGCATGGGGCAATTTTAGGCTTAATAATGGGAATATCGCGAATAATACGCTGTAATCCTTTTATTAAGGGAGGAGTAGATCCAGTGCCGGATTATTTTACCCTGCGCCGTAATCCGCATCCAGAACGATATGAAGATGAAATTATTGCGCAGGCGTTTCATTCGAATAAAAAGTAG
- a CDS encoding F0F1 ATP synthase subunit epsilon, with the protein MADPEKILKVSVVTPDGIVYSHNATMVAMRAIDGERTIMYDHLPIVTPLAIGEVRVKRTHEMNDRVDHIAVNGGYIEFSNNEATIIADSAERARNIDVERAQSAKKRAEQHMQEAKEKHNEREMLEAEIALRRAVNRLHVRENYGK; encoded by the coding sequence ATGGCAGATCCAGAAAAGATTTTAAAAGTTAGCGTTGTAACACCAGATGGAATTGTCTATTCTCATAATGCGACTATGGTAGCAATGAGAGCAATTGACGGTGAACGTACGATTATGTATGATCACCTTCCAATCGTTACTCCTTTAGCTATTGGTGAAGTTCGAGTAAAAAGAACGCATGAAATGAATGATCGCGTTGATCATATTGCTGTTAATGGTGGCTACATTGAATTTTCAAATAATGAAGCAACTATTATAGCAGATAGTGCAGAACGTGCGCGCAACATTGACGTTGAACGTGCGCAATCAGCTAAGAAGCGTGCAGAACAACACATGCAAGAAGCTAAAGAGAAACATAACGAAAGAGAAATGTTAGAAGCTGAGATTGCTTTGCGTCGTGCAGTTAATAGATTGCATGTACGTGAAAATTACGGCAAATAA
- a CDS encoding DNA-directed RNA polymerase subunit beta has protein sequence MNRESFDFSLVNKHLKKVGKILLYLFVTMLLGAFIGCGVASGNPFAIFFPSTWVHFFEFLS, from the coding sequence ATGAATAGAGAAAGTTTTGATTTTTCATTAGTAAATAAACATTTAAAAAAAGTGGGAAAGATACTTTTGTATTTGTTTGTGACAATGCTCTTAGGAGCATTTATTGGATGCGGCGTTGCAAGCGGTAATCCTTTTGCAATCTTCTTTCCTAGTACATGGGTTCATTTTTTTGAGTTTTTAAGTTAA
- a CDS encoding DUF2969 domain-containing protein — protein MSRKLESIDIEVNERKGTPMPTWEVIIPGKRSIGIIEQEEERYHVVSSKTNHSLYSKTLESAINELLSYFTLHEK, from the coding sequence ATGTCTAGAAAATTGGAAAGTATTGATATTGAAGTTAATGAAAGAAAGGGCACTCCTATGCCTACATGGGAAGTTATTATTCCAGGTAAGCGTTCTATTGGAATTATTGAGCAAGAAGAAGAACGCTATCATGTAGTATCTTCTAAAACTAACCATAGCCTTTACTCTAAGACTTTAGAAAGTGCCATTAATGAATTGCTTTCATACTTTACTTTGCATGAAAAATAA
- the atpD gene encoding F0F1 ATP synthase subunit beta codes for MGKGEIVQVIGPVVDVEFPLDKDLPDINNALRVTNNNGDTLVLEVTLELGDGVLRTISMESTDGLRRGMEVEDTGAPISVPVGKDTLGRVFNVLGDPIDGGPALGKDVKREGIHKEAPKYDELSTSEEILETGIKVIDLLEPYVRGGKVGLFGGAGVGKTTIIQELIHNIAQEHGGISVFTGVGERTREGNDLYFEMKASGVLSKTAMVFGQMNEPPGARMRVALTGLTIAEYFRDVEGLDVLLFIDNIFRFTQAGSEVSALLGRMPSAVGYQPTLATEMGQLQERITSTKKGSITSIQAVYVPADDYTDPAPATTFAHLDATTNLERRLVEQGIYPAVDPLESTSSALDPEVVGEEHYQVAVQVQHILQRYQELQDIISVLGMDELSDDEKLIVERARKIQFFLSQNFFVAEQFTGLPGSYVPIKETIKGFKMIIDGKLDDLPEDAFRNVGPIEDVVKKAEKMGVTPKNPEAKAMLEAK; via the coding sequence GATTTGCCTGATATTAATAACGCCTTACGTGTCACAAATAACAATGGTGATACTCTTGTTCTTGAAGTTACACTAGAACTTGGTGATGGTGTTTTAAGAACTATCTCAATGGAATCTACCGACGGTTTGAGACGTGGAATGGAAGTTGAAGACACTGGTGCTCCAATTTCTGTTCCTGTTGGTAAAGATACTTTAGGACGTGTCTTTAACGTATTAGGTGATCCAATTGATGGTGGTCCTGCTTTAGGTAAAGATGTAAAACGTGAAGGTATTCATAAAGAAGCACCTAAGTACGATGAATTAAGTACGAGTGAAGAAATTCTTGAAACTGGTATTAAAGTTATTGATTTACTTGAACCATATGTTCGTGGTGGTAAAGTTGGTCTATTCGGTGGTGCCGGTGTTGGTAAGACAACCATTATTCAAGAGTTAATTCATAACATTGCCCAAGAACACGGTGGTATTTCCGTATTTACTGGTGTTGGTGAAAGAACACGTGAAGGTAATGACCTTTACTTTGAAATGAAGGCATCTGGAGTTCTATCAAAGACTGCCATGGTCTTTGGTCAGATGAACGAGCCACCTGGTGCCAGAATGCGTGTTGCATTAACTGGTTTGACCATTGCGGAATATTTCCGTGATGTTGAAGGTTTGGACGTATTATTGTTTATTGATAATATCTTCCGTTTCACTCAGGCTGGTTCTGAAGTTTCAGCTCTTCTTGGTCGTATGCCAAGTGCCGTTGGTTATCAGCCAACTTTAGCAACTGAAATGGGTCAGTTGCAAGAACGTATTACTTCAACTAAGAAGGGTTCTATCACTTCAATTCAAGCTGTTTATGTTCCAGCTGATGACTATACTGACCCAGCTCCAGCAACTACATTTGCTCACTTGGATGCTACTACTAACCTAGAGCGTCGTTTGGTTGAACAAGGTATATATCCAGCTGTTGACCCACTTGAATCAACTTCTAGTGCATTGGATCCAGAAGTTGTTGGTGAGGAACACTATCAAGTTGCCGTTCAAGTTCAGCATATTTTGCAACGTTATCAAGAATTGCAAGATATTATTTCCGTTTTGGGTATGGATGAATTATCAGACGATGAGAAATTAATTGTTGAACGTGCAAGAAAGATTCAATTCTTCCTTTCACAAAACTTCTTTGTTGCTGAACAATTTACTGGTCTTCCAGGATCTTATGTTCCAATTAAAGAGACAATTAAAGGATTCAAGATGATCATTGATGGTAAGTTAGATGATCTTCCAGAAGATGCTTTCCGTAACGTTGGTCCTATTGAAGACGTTGTCAAGAAGGCTGAAAAGATGGGAGTTACTCCTAAAAATCCTGAAGCAAAAGCAATGCTAGAAGCAAAGTAA